The DNA sequence GAGACGCGGGTGCTCGGCGCCGAGGGCCGACCGGAGGAGGCGGTGGACACCTGTCTGGACGCGCTGGCCCTGAGCCGCGAGCTGAGCCTCGGCGGAGGCATGTATGGCCGGGCGCTGTCCGCCTCCTGCCACGAGTTCCTCTTCCAGCCGTGCGCGCAGGCGTTGGACGTGGCGCCCCGGGAGCGCCAACGCCTGGCCCTGGAGCAGCTCGCCCGGCTCCGTCAGGGCTTCCCGCCCCTGTCCGCCGTGCTCCGCGAAGAGTCCGTCTACGAGCAGCTCAGCGCCTATGGCGATCTGGTCTCCCCCCCCGCCTTCGACCTGCTGCCGCCCCAGAGCCAGGAGCTCGTCACGCCCCATGACTCCTGGATGTTCGCCTATGCCCGCTCGAGCAGACACCCGCGGCTGCGGCCCTACGAGTGGCGCCGCAACGCGGCCCTGTTCGACGCGATGGTGGCCGCGGCGGACCTTCCCCCCGAGCAGCGCCGCGAGGCCTTCCTCGCCATCGACGAGAACACGGGCCTCCTGCCTGGAGAGCACCGTTGGCGCGCCAAGGACTACCACGATCAGGCCGAGACGTTCGCCGCGCAGCCCCTCCAGGCGCTGGCACTCGCGGCCCTGGTGGAGGTGGACCTCGCGCGCGCCGAGCAAGGCGCCTGGCCCGAGGTGCTCTCACCCGAGCTGGAGGCCGCCTTCTGGCTCGACCCCGAGAGCGACTTCGAGGCCTGGCTGGTCCCGCGTGACGCCAGGCTGGGGGTGGAGGAGCTGCGCCTCACGGCGGGCACAGCCCCCTCGGCCCCCCCCGGCCCTGCCTACGCTGGCGGAGGCGGGTTGCGGTAGATGTCCTCCGAGCGGTGGTAGAGCACCCAGGAGGTGATGATGTACTTGTCGCCCGACTCCGGCTTGTTGCCACGGTGGGTGTGGGTGAAGCCCGCGGGGAAGATGATCATCCGGCCCGCCTTCGATTCCACCTTGCGCTTCTGGTAGTAGAACTCGGTCTCGCCGCCCTTGCTGACGTCGTTCAGGTAGAACTGGAACGCCAGCACCCGGTGCAGCGGCTCGCACTTCGCGTCCTGCGGGTAGATCTCCGAGTGCCAGTGCGGATAGCCCCCCGAGCTCTTGATGTACTTCTGCACGTTGAGCATGCCGTAGCGGTAGAAGCTGCCGATGAGCTGATCCAGCAGCGGATCGCCCAGCTCGGCGAAGTTCTCCTCGTTGAGCGTCACCATGCGGCCCGTCTTCGGGTGCTTGAGGGAGGGAGAGACGGCGCCAATCAACGTGTAGAGGTACTTGCGCAGGTAGCTGCGCAGCGGCGGGAAGGCCTTCTCCATCAGCAGCCGGACGGTGGCCTCCCACTCGGGCACCAGGTTGATGGTCAGGTCGAAGCTGTCCTTCTTCTCCAGGTCCACGCCATGACCCGTGCGCCCCCGGTGTACCTGGGGACTCTTGTTGAACCTTTGGATGATGTCCTCGCAGAGCTTGGGCTCCAGGGCACCGTCATGGATCTCGATGAAGTCGGTCATGAGCAGAGAGGAAGGGGTGGGATTCCCACGGTCGATTATAGTGGCCGCCCTCTCGGCGAATCCACCGTCCCCGGTGTACCGAGAGCCCTCGAGGTCACCCCGAATGCGCCGCCTCCTCGTCCTGTGTGCAACCCTGGCCTGCGTCGGAGGTTGCTCCTGCGAGGGCAAGCCCGCGCCCATCGCCTCCGTCATTGACTCGGGGCCGGCGGCGAGCAAGGCACAGCCGGCTCCCCCCGCGGCGCAGGAGCCTCCAGCAGAGGCGCCCGTTCCCGAACAGGCGATGCAGCTCCACTCCCAGGGCCGGGAGCACGGCGAGGCGGGCCGATACGACGAGGCGCTCCAGGCCTTCCAGCAGGCCCAGGCGGCTGCCCCGAGCTGGCCGATGCCCCTCTACGACACAGGCTACACCTTCGTATTGATGGGGGAGACGGCCAAGGCGCTGCTGGTCTACGAGCAGGTGGACAAGCTGTCGCCCCAGGGCTTCTCCCAGAGCAAGAAGATGCTCGACAGCCTGCGGCGGGAGCAGGACGGCCGCGTGCCGAAGGGGACACTGCGCGAGTACTTCGAGGTGCAGCGCCTGCGGGACCTGGACGAGGTACGGCGCCGGCTGGAGGCGCTGACGAAGAAGGCGCCGGCGTTCGTACTCGCCTGGCAGGACCTCGCCATGTCCGCGGAGGACCCCGCCGAGGGGGCGGGGCTGGTGGACAAGACGCTGGCCCTGCAGCCGGACGTGGAGACGCGAGGCGAGCTGCTGGTACACAAGGGCGTGCTGCTCCAGCGGCGCGGCGACGGGGAGGCCGCGCGCAAACAGTTCCAGGCGGTCATCGATGACGCCTCCCTGCTGCCGAGCACCCACGCACTGGCGCGGGAGATGCTCAACGCGCCCGGCCTCTGAACCGGAGGGAGCCCTCCGCCGGTGCCGATGCTATGGGAGGCAGAGAGCCGTGCATCGCCGGTCCGGACCACACTGGCCACTGCGGCAGATGCAGCTCTCGATGCCTGAGTGGGTGGAGCAGGCACAAGGCTCTCCAGCCTCCGGGAGGCGGACACAGAATCCGCTCTCGCTACACGCGTGCGCGGATTCGCAGTAGGGGGCAACCGGAGCACACGGCTGGCCCTCTCCCGGGAAGGCCCGGCAACGGGAGTTCTCGCAGAACAGCGCGAACTTGCAGTCGGAATGGAGCTGGCAGGCGTCGCCTTCATTGCCTCGCGCGGTACAGCGCTCGTCGCGGCAAGAGAGCCCTGCTTCGCAGCTACGAGCAGACAGGGTGCAGCTCGCTCCCCGCGGTTCGAGCGGCATACAGGCGTCACCGCAATACCCACTGGGGACACAGCTGGAACCATAGGTGCCGCACGACTCGCCCAGGGCCGCGCGAGCCTGTACACACCGGCCACCGGCTGAAAGCGGAGCCGCATCACATTTCAGCTCCGGACGGCACCCGCACTGCGCATCCACCCGGTGGAGCGGGCAGATGCAGGACTGCCCCAGCTCATGGCGCGGCTGGCAGACGAACGTGTTGTCCGCACGGGCGGCGCAGAGCGCATTCGGCCCGCATGCGTCACCTTCGCAGGGCTCCCCCATCTGGCGATAGGCCACGCACCTTCCAGGACAGGTCGTCAGCTCGCAGAAGGAGCCGGGCACGCAGTCGATGGCCTGCCCGCAGACGCCGCCAGGCTCGCTCCTGCCCTCGAAGACGGTCCGACACACCGCCAGGCTGGGAGGCTCCGGAGTGAGTACCTCTTGGAAGAGATTCGCCTCGTAGGCATAGAAGCCGTGGAAGCCCTCCCCACACCCGAGTGTCTCCAGGTAGCGGGTCACGCACTCTCGCGCGCGGGTTCCGCTGTAGGTGACACGGCCGGAGGTAACGCTGTGAGCGATCGATTCCCGTGGGCAGAGCTCGGCCAGCCGGCGGACACAGCCTGGCATCTTGGACTCCTCCACCATGCCGCACCTCACGCGCCGGCTGCACTCCTCCGTCGCGAAGGTCTCGCACCAGTCCCCCAGTGCGATGCACGAGTCCCCGGTGGTCTCACAGGACTCCGGGCCAGAGCCACCATCGTCCCTCCCCCCTCCTCCACCTCCGCCGCGATCCGGACAGCCTGTGAGCAGGGTCACGGCGCAGAGCACCACGCACAACGCTCGACTCACCGCCACGGCACTCTGTACCTCTTGGATCCACCGCCAGCCGCTCATCGGAGGCCTTCTGGCAGGCAAGCGCCCTCCTCCAGAACTCAAGGTTTCAGGAAGGGACCATCACTGCCGATCTTTCCCGGCGCCGGGTTGCCCGGCAGGTCGAGCACATACACCCGCAGGTTGCCCTTGCCGGTGGCGCTGGCGGTCAGTGTGCCACCCGCCACGGTCTTCACATCTCCGGTGATGGCATCCTTGTAGGTGCCGTTCGGGATTCCCGTGAAGGTGGCGCCGCCGGAGACGGTGACCAGCACGAAGCTGTCCACGCCCCGGGCCGAGTCCGTGAAGCGGCGCTTGAAGGCCATGCCCCCCGTGACACCTTCGGTGGAGTACTGGCCCTTCTGGAGCGCGGGGATCCTCCGCCGGAGCTGGTTCAGCCGCTGCAGGTGCCTGGCCAGTGGCTTGCTCAGCGTCTCCGCGACCTTGCCGGAGGCGGAGGACACCACGCCGAAGTCCGAGGCCGTCACGCTCCCCTCGAGGTTCGCTCCGTAGTAGGCACGACCGGTGGTGGCCAGCGCGCACGTGGGGCCGCAGTCGATCCGCTGGCCCGCCTGGAACTCGATCTCCGAGCCGTAATACAGGGTCGGGATGCCACGGAAGGTCCACATCAGGCTCATGTTCTCGGCCCAGGCCTCCGTGCCGCCCGCGTAGCGGGTGGAGGACTTGTTGGGGCCGTAGTCGTGGGAGTCCACGTACACCACGTTGTAGGTGGCGTCGTTGTAGCTGTCGTCCGAGTCCTTGCCGTTCCAGAAGGCGTTGCTGGCCTCGCCGAAGTTCATGTGCATGCGCATGTCGATGATGCTCATGCCGGAGAACTGGCTGTGATCCGGGGCGTGGTAGCTGTTGCCCTGGAGGAAGGCGTTGGTGGAGGTGGGCTGGCTGCCCGTGCCCATTGCCTGCTCGTAGTTGTACTGCTCCAGCGCGGCCGCCGTGTCATCCGCGCTGTATGTCCTGCGCTCCTTCCAGGTGAAGAACTGCGCCGAGTGGTTGGGCGAGCCTCGATTCCACTTGTCGTTCACGAACGAGCCCACCTCGCCGAACATGAAGAAGTCCCGCCCCTTGGCGCCAAACTGTTGCTCTGCGTGCTGGCGAGCCGCGGGCAGGAAGCGCCGGTTCCACGTCACGCGCGGGATGTGGACCGCCGTGTCGATGCGGAAGCCGTCCACTCCCATGTCGATGTACTTGTTGTACACGCCGATGAGGAAGTTCTGGACGGGCGCGCTCTCGGTGTTGAAGTCCGCCAGGTCCTCGTGGATCCAGCAACTGCGCGAGTCCTCTCCCTCCCAGTTGCCGATCCAGCACTGGTGGAAGTACTGCGCCGGGAACATGCCGGAGGTGGGGTTCGGCCACTGGCAGTTGTAGATGCGATAGCCCTCCTGGCTATAGCTCCCCGTCGGCACGCCCCAGTTGCGACAGGTGTTGCCCGCGGGCTCCGCCGTCGACCACAGGTCCCCGTTGTAATAAGACTTGCCGGTGTTCGGATCGACGGTCAGCCCGTCGTACTCGAGCCCGGGCACTGGCGCGTCGTAGAACCAGCTCCACTGGCTGTCGCGCACCCCGTACACCTTGGCGTTCCACAGTCCTTTGGCACCCCAGCGGCTGGAGTGGTTGTAGACCACGTCCTGGATGACCTTGAGGCCCTTGGCGTGGGCCGCGTTGATCAGATCCTGATACGAGGCGCCCGACGACTCCAGGCGCGGATCCACCCGGTTGAAGTCCCAGGCGTGATAGCCGTGGTAGTCATAGTCCGAGCGGTTGAGCACCACCGGGGTGATCCAGATGGCGGAGAAGCCCAGGGCCTTGATGTAGTCCAGCTTCTGGATCAGCCCCTTGAAGTCCCCGCGGAACATGGGGTCGTTGTTGGCGGCGTTGCCCGACTTCACGTGCATGCTGCCGCCACGGTTGTTGGACGGGTCGCCGTCGTAGAACCGGGCGGTCAGCACGAAGTAGATGGCGTCCTCGCGGATGTCCCCTCCGAGCGGCTGCCCGGGAGGAGGCGGCGGCGGCGCGCTGCCCGTGGTGGCCGAGGCCGAGGCGCTGGCGGCGGACGTGTTGCCGGCCGCGTCGAGGGCCTTCACCGTGTAGCTGTAGGTCGTCTGGGGCTCCAGGCCGGTGTCGCTGTAGCTGGTGAGGGTGGAGGTCGCCGTCTTCGGCCCGAGGGTTCCTCCCGTCCGGGAGATCTCATAGCCCGTCACGCCGCGATCGTCGGTCGAGGCGCTCCAGCCCAGATCGATGCGCGTCTGTGTCGCCGAGGCGGTGACTCCCGAGGGCGTCGAGGGAGGCGTGGTGTCCGGCGGCAGGACCACGCACGGCGTCGTGGCGTTCGGGGTGACGACGCCATCCTTCACGCGGATCAGTCCCGTGCCGAGGGAGTAGTCCGCGCCACCGTTGTTGTCCCAGCTCCCATTGCTGTTGAACGCGGCCTTCATGCCGGTGGCCGAGCCCAGGTTGATCGTCTTCTTGACCCAGTCGGTGCAGGCCGGCTCGTTCATCGCCACGCCTGGCACGGGAGTCCACGCGCCACCGGTGGGCGCGTAGTGGATGTTGACCGCGCTCCAGCCGCGCGTGCGGGTGTAGTAGTAGACCTCGGCCTGGCTGGCGGCGGGCGTCGTCACCGACAACGCGCTGCTCGCCGCGGACACGTTGCCTGCCGCATCCACGGCCTTCACGGTATAGGAATAGGACGTGCCCGGCGTCAGGCCCGAGTCGGTGTAGCTCGCGCCGCTGGGCGTGCCGACCGTGGCGCCGTTGCGGAGCACCTCGTAGCGCGTCACCCCCACGTTGTCGGTGGACGGCGTCCACGAGAGCGCGACGGAGCTCGGGGTCAGCGCGCCCGGGCTGAGGCCCGTGGGCACCGTGGGCGGCTGGGTGTCCGCAGCGCAGGGAGTCCCCGCGTTGGCGAGCAGCTGGCCGTTCTTGATCTGATGCGTCCCCTGGGTGGGCAGGACGTAGTTGGCGCCGGACTGGTTGTTGTAGTTGTCCCAGCGGTTCTGGCCATCGTTGAGGACGGCCTGGAAGGTGCTGCCAGTTCCCGTGGTGAGGACCTTGGCGACCCAGCCCGTGCAGGCCGACTCCATCAGGGTGCCCGGCACGCTCGTCCAGCTCCCGCTGGCGTCATGGTGGAGATAGGCGCTGCTCCAGCCCTTGTAGGGCGTGTAGTAGTAGACCGTCGCCGTACCGGCCGCCGCGGGCAGGCTCACTCCCAGCAGCAGCCCCATCAAGGCACAAGCTCTCCACCGCGTCATCGAGTCCTCCTCTGGGCGTTGATCAGAGTTCGCTCAGAGTGAAGATCTTTAAAACGGCTTTCAATGGAAAGTTTGTTTTACGCGAACCGCTTCCGGTACTCCCGTGGCGAGTCAGCTCCTTGGCTGCTGGAGCTGCTGGATGACTCCCAGCGCCTCGGTGACGTGGCGCTTGGCGTTGAACTGGGAGTTGAAGATGTGCCGGATGGTCCCTTCCCGGTCGATGACGTACGTCACCCGCCCGGGAAGCAGCCCCAGCGTGCTCGGTACGCCGTACTCCTTGCGCACCTTGGCGCCCTCGTCGCTCACCAACGTGAACGGGAGCCGGTGTCTCGAGGAGAACGACTCGTGGGAGGCCGTCGACTGCGAGCTGATTCCGACGACTTCGGCGCCGGCCTCCTTGAAAGCCTCGTAGGAGTCCCGGAACGAGCAGGCCTGCGCGGTGCAACCCGGCGTGTCGTCCTTGGGGTAGAAGTAGAGGACCACCGCTGTCTTCTGGAGCAGGTCCTGCAGACGCACGGGAGTGCCGTCCTGCTTCGGCAGCGTGAAGTCCGGGGCCTTGTCGCCAATCTTCAGGGTCATGAGGACGGCTCCTGCCGTCTGGAGTTCGAGCCCTGAACTAACACACCCCCCGTGAATTCGCATCCACCAGGAGCCGGGCCTGCGCGCTCGTGGCAGGCCCAGCTCCTCCAGGACGGCAGTGCTCAGTAGGTGTAGCCGATGTTGTAACCGAGCCGACCGCCACAGCTTCCGGCGTCGTAGCACCCGGCTCGAATCACGTACGTGCCACCACCGCAGTCCGGCACCCGGTAGCGGATGCGCGAGCCCGAGCCCTTGCACGCATCATCGTTCTCCATCACCTCCAGCCCATCCGGGCCCAGCAGGCGCAGGTACGTGTCATTCGAAGCGAACGCTCCCGGCACTCCGCAGGTCCCCACGTCGAGGACCTGCCCCGGCTGCAGCGTCACCGTTACATCGGTCGTGTAGCGGGTCGCGGTCTGGGTGTCCGTCGTGGAGAAGTTGACGTACTCGTAGAACACGGGCCCCGTGCTGAAGCTCTCGCAGATGACCTGGACGTACTCACTGCAAGGGATGTCGTTCCACTTGCCCGCGGGGGCGCTCCCGTTTGGCCCCGCGTTGGCCACGGCGCAGTCCTCGTTGCCCACGGAGTTGTTGGGCTCCCCCGGGCGCCAGTTGAGGTATCCGGACGAAGGTGCCGACCAGACCCACGTCCCCTCCTTCGCGCTATCGGTGTAACCCAGCCACCACGAGCGCGTGGCCGGCAGTTGCTGCTTCACCCACTGCTCCTCGTCCGCGTCGTTGAGGGTCACCGGCGCCATGCCCTGCGCCGAGCAGGTGTACTGCGCCTCCAGCCAGGTCTTCCGCCCCTCAAAGAAGATGTAGCTGTGGCCGTTGTAGCCCTTCTCCTGGTGAGGGTCGAAGCTCTCGCAGACGAAGGGCTGGGCTTTCGTGCAGGGCAGATCGTTCCACAAGCCGGTGCCCGGGCTAAAGGCGGCGCAGTCCTCGTTGTTCGCGTTGTTGGGCTCACCCACGGCCCAGCGGGTGTAGGTGGAGCTCCCGTCCGTCCAATCCCACGCGCCCTCGATGACGCGATCATTGAGGCCAAGCCACACCGCCCCCGCCGAGGGCTGCTGCAACAGCAACCAGTCCGCCTCCGCGCTGCTCTCCAGCGTCACCAGCTTCTTGCCCATGCTGAGGCAGGCCATATCGGCCTCGGGCCACGTCTTGGGGGTGAGCACGAAGACGTACTCATGGCCGCCGTACTCCAGCCCCTGGGAGAGCGTGCCCAGCGTGGGCTCACCGCTCGGGGAGATTCCCTCGGCCTCCCAGGCCTCACCGCCACAGCCCAGGGACATCGCGGCGCCCAGCGCCCAGCTCACTCCCAGCTTCATCCACGCCCTGCGCGCCGCTCTCGTTCTCTGCTGGCTCATCGTCTTGCTCTCCGGAGGTGTGTGCCGCTCGGGCCAGGGGGCTCGAGCCAACACCCCTCATCGCAAGCGCGGTGCCACGGCGCGGGCTTCCACGGAAAGCCCGTATCTTCCGGTTGTTAGCCGCCGAGGAGGCCCGCCGAGCGCCATGCCTCGGGGTGGAACGTGCCAGCTTTGGCACACGCGCGAGTCCTCCCTGCGGACGAGCGTGTCATGGGCCTTCAGCGCGCGAGCGCGCGCTGCACGAACGCGTCGAGCTTGGCGAGCGTCTGATGGCCGAGCTCCACGGCGCCGAACGACTTCACGTGCTCGCACGCCTCCACGGTGGGGAGGACCGAGCGCATGGTGAGCAGAGTCTTCTGGCCCTGCGCCTCGAAGGTCACGGTCACCTCGAACGCGTTCGGGTCGTCGTCCACGTCCGAGCCGTGTCGGTACATGAGCCGCTCGGGGCGCTTCACCTCTCGGTAGGTGAAGCGGCTGGGGTACTGGGTGCCGTCGGGGCCCGTGAGCAGGAACCGACAGGTGCCGCCCGGCTTCACGTCCATCTGGTACACCTTCGTGGTGAAGCCATTGGGCCCCCACCACTGCGTCATATGGGCCGGGTCCGTCCACGCGTCGAACACCAGCTCGCGCGGGGCATCGAGCAGGCGCGACAGGGAGAGTTCCCGATCCGCCGTGGGGCTTGGGTTGGGGACAGCAGGCATCGGGCGGGGCTCCTGAGCGTGGCGAGGGGTGGGGCTCATCGTCGACGTCCTTTCTTCGCTTCGGGGGAAGAGACTGCGGGTTCCGGCTTCTTGCGCTCGGATTGCTTCTGATTGGCCTGCAGGGCGTGGAGGTACGACTCCAGTCGGTCGAGCCGTTGCTCCCAGTGCTCGCGGTACTGCTCGACCCACTCGGAGACCTCGCGCAGCGGCGTCGCCGCCAGCGCGCATGGCCGCCACTGCGCCTCCCGCCCCCGAGTGATGAGCCCTGCCCGCTCCAACACCTTCAGGTGCTTGGTCACCGCCGGGAGGCTCATGTCGAAGGGGGCCGCCAGCTCGGTGACCGCCGCCTCGCCCTGCGACAGCCGCGCGAGGATGGCACGCCGGGTCGGGTCGGCGAGCGCGGAGAAGGTTCGTGAGAGGGCATCGGTCTGCATGGCTGATTAACCTTATGGTTAACTAACCATTTGGTTAAATGCAAGTGAGGAACAGCTATGGGGCGTCCAGCTCGGCTAACCTGCCGGGCGAGCGGTACGCGTGGAGAGGATGCCGATGGGTAAGGTTGCCAAGAGCGTGTTGGGCCTGCTGGCCGCGCTCGTCCTGTTGCTCGTGGTGATTCTGGTCCGCACCGCGACGTATGCGCCGCCCGCCGCAGTGGACCCCGCGAACGTGCAGCTCGCCCCGGCGGTCACCTTCGATCGCGCCCGCGCCGCCGAGCACCTCTCCCAGGCGATCCAGATTCCCACCATCAGCCACCAGGACCCTTCCGAGAACCAGCCCGCGGAGTGGGAGCGGCTGCATGCCTGGCTGCAGACCACGTACCCCTCCGCCCACGCCGCCATGACCCGCGAGCTCGTCGCCGGCCATACCCTCGTCTACACGTGGAAGGGCACCGACGCGAACCTCTCCCCCATCGTCCTGATGGCTCACCAGGATGTCGTCCCCGTCACCAAGGGCACCGAGAAGGATTGGAAGCACCCTCCCTTCGCGGGCGTCATCGCCGAGGGCTCGGTCTGGGGCCGAGGCACCCTCGACAACAAGGGCTCGCTGGTCAGCATCTTCGAGGCGCTCGAGGCCCTGGCGCTCCAGGGCTTCAGTCCCCGCCGCACCGTGATGCTGGTGTTGGGCCACGACGAGGAGGCGAATGGCCTGGGAGCTCAAGGAGTGGCCGCGCTCTTCAAGTCCCGTGGCATCACCGCCGAGTTCGTCCTCGACGAGGGCATGGTGGTGATCTCCGACAACCCCATCACCCGCGCCCCGCTCGCCATCATCGGCGTGGCGGAGAAGGGCTATGCCACCCTGGTGGTCACCGCGCAGGCGACGGGTGGGCACTCCTCCACACCGCCGAAGGAGACCGGGGTCACGACGCTCGCGCGCGCCGTCACCGCCATCGTCGAGGACCCCTTCCCGCTCGACTTCCAGGGTCCCGGCGCGGCCATGGTGCGCAGCGCGGCCGCTCACGCCTCTTTCCCCGTGAAGATGGCGGTGGCCAACACCTGGCTCTTCGAGCCCCTGCTGGTCTCCCAGGTGGGAGCCACGCCGGAGGGCGCGGCCCTGCTCCACACCACCATCGCGCCCACCATGCTCAAGGGCAGTCCCAAGGAGAACGTCCTGCCTCAGGAGGCCACCGCCTGGATCAACTACCGCTTCGCTCCCGGCGATGCGTCGACCGAGGTGATGGCCCGCGCGAAGGCGGCGGTCGGGGACCTGCCCGTCACGCTGTCCTGGACGAAGACACCGAACGAGGCCTCTCCTGTCTCCTCCACGACGTCCGAGAGTTGGAAGGCGCTCGCGGCCGTGGCCGGTGAGATTTCCGGCGCTCCGGTGGCGCCGGGCCTCGTGCTCGCCGGCACCGACAGCCGCTACCTCCAGCCCGTCGCCAAGGACGTCTATCGGTTCCAGCCCATCGAGCTGACGATGGCCAGCACGAGCCAGATCCACGGGACCAACGAGCACCTGTCCCTCGAGGGCATGGAGCGCATGGTGCAGTTCTATGCCCGGCTGATCGCCACCACCGCCCGGTGAACGTTTCACCCCGGCGGATGAGGCGGCTCACGCCCTAGCGTCGGGAAGTGGGCTTCGAGCCAGACCGCAGTCGCGTCAGCTGGATGCCAACTCGGCCCTCCGCGGTCTGGCGCGTGGAGACCCGAGCCAGTATCTCCCCCCGCGCGCTCCACGCTTGGGGCGCGGGGGGGACAAGCGTATGAGGATCGTCTGTGTCGGCGGCGGCCCCGCGGGGCTGTATTTCTCAATCCTGGCGAAGCTGTCCCATCCCCATCACCAGGTCACTATCATCGAGCGCAACCCCGCCGGGGTGACGTACGGCTGGGGTGTCGTGTTCTGGGAAGACCTTCTCGACGACCTCTACCGAAACGACCCGGTGAGCGCTCGAGAGATCGCCGACAGCGCGGCCCGATGGGATCAGCAGGAGGTCCACATCCGGGGCGAGCAGGCCGTCCACATCGGCGGCTTCGGGTTCAGCATCGGTCGCGACCGGTTGCTGGAGATCCTCACCCGGCGGGCGCTGAGCCTCGGGGTCGAGATCCAGTTCCAACGCGAGCTCGAGGACCTGTCCGAGTTCGCCGACGCGGACCTGGTCGTCGCGTGCGATGGCGCCAACAGCAAGGTGCGCCGGCTCCATGCCAGCCACTTCCAGACCCACATCGAGGTGGGCAGGAACAAGTACATCTGGCTCGGCACCAACAAGCTGTTCGACGCCTTCACCTTCGCCTTCGAGGAGACTCCCGCCGGGTGGCTGTGGTTCCATGCCTACCGCTTCAGCGGGACCACCAGCACCTGCATCGTCGAGTGCCCGCAGGAGACGTGGGAGGCGCTGGGCTTCGACACGCTCGGGCCCGAAGAGACCCTCCGGCGCCTGGAGGACATCTTCAAGCGCCAGCTCGCGGGCCACCTGCTCTTCAACCAGATTCGCGGGCTCGGCAAGACGCCGTGGCTCAACTTCAAGCGCATCCGCCACGAGCGCTGGTTCCACGGCAACGTCGCGCTCATGGGCGATGCGGCCCACACCACCCATTTCTCGATCGGCTCCGGGACGAAGCTCGCCATCCAGGACGCCATCGGGCTCGCCGGGAAGCTGCGCGACACCGCGGACCTCCCCAGCGCACTGAGGGCTTATGAGGAGGAGCGTCGCACCGCCCTGCTCCCGCTCCAGAACGCGGCCCGCAGCAGCGCCGAGTGGTTCGAGAACGTTCCGCGCCACGTCGAGCAAGACACCCTCCGGTTCGCCTACGCCCTCTTGAATCGTCGCGGCGGCCCGCCGTGGCGCTACCCGCTCTACCTCGCCAGTCAGCAGGCGGCGCTGCGGGGCCTGCTGCGCTCGCTCTACTCCGCCCGGAGATGGGTCCGCAGGGGACGGGTAGACACGCTCGCGCCAGGGC is a window from the Hyalangium ruber genome containing:
- a CDS encoding 2OG-Fe(II) oxygenase, which translates into the protein MTDFIEIHDGALEPKLCEDIIQRFNKSPQVHRGRTGHGVDLEKKDSFDLTINLVPEWEATVRLLMEKAFPPLRSYLRKYLYTLIGAVSPSLKHPKTGRMVTLNEENFAELGDPLLDQLIGSFYRYGMLNVQKYIKSSGGYPHWHSEIYPQDAKCEPLHRVLAFQFYLNDVSKGGETEFYYQKRKVESKAGRMIIFPAGFTHTHRGNKPESGDKYIITSWVLYHRSEDIYRNPPPPA
- a CDS encoding tetratricopeptide repeat protein, whose translation is MRRLLVLCATLACVGGCSCEGKPAPIASVIDSGPAASKAQPAPPAAQEPPAEAPVPEQAMQLHSQGREHGEAGRYDEALQAFQQAQAAAPSWPMPLYDTGYTFVLMGETAKALLVYEQVDKLSPQGFSQSKKMLDSLRREQDGRVPKGTLREYFEVQRLRDLDEVRRRLEALTKKAPAFVLAWQDLAMSAEDPAEGAGLVDKTLALQPDVETRGELLVHKGVLLQRRGDGEAARKQFQAVIDDASLLPSTHALAREMLNAPGL
- a CDS encoding carbohydrate binding domain-containing protein yields the protein MTRWRACALMGLLLGVSLPAAAGTATVYYYTPYKGWSSAYLHHDASGSWTSVPGTLMESACTGWVAKVLTTGTGSTFQAVLNDGQNRWDNYNNQSGANYVLPTQGTHQIKNGQLLANAGTPCAADTQPPTVPTGLSPGALTPSSVALSWTPSTDNVGVTRYEVLRNGATVGTPSGASYTDSGLTPGTSYSYTVKAVDAAGNVSAASSALSVTTPAASQAEVYYYTRTRGWSAVNIHYAPTGGAWTPVPGVAMNEPACTDWVKKTINLGSATGMKAAFNSNGSWDNNGGADYSLGTGLIRVKDGVVTPNATTPCVVLPPDTTPPSTPSGVTASATQTRIDLGWSASTDDRGVTGYEISRTGGTLGPKTATSTLTSYSDTGLEPQTTYSYTVKALDAAGNTSAASASASATTGSAPPPPPPGQPLGGDIREDAIYFVLTARFYDGDPSNNRGGSMHVKSGNAANNDPMFRGDFKGLIQKLDYIKALGFSAIWITPVVLNRSDYDYHGYHAWDFNRVDPRLESSGASYQDLINAAHAKGLKVIQDVVYNHSSRWGAKGLWNAKVYGVRDSQWSWFYDAPVPGLEYDGLTVDPNTGKSYYNGDLWSTAEPAGNTCRNWGVPTGSYSQEGYRIYNCQWPNPTSGMFPAQYFHQCWIGNWEGEDSRSCWIHEDLADFNTESAPVQNFLIGVYNKYIDMGVDGFRIDTAVHIPRVTWNRRFLPAARQHAEQQFGAKGRDFFMFGEVGSFVNDKWNRGSPNHSAQFFTWKERRTYSADDTAAALEQYNYEQAMGTGSQPTSTNAFLQGNSYHAPDHSQFSGMSIIDMRMHMNFGEASNAFWNGKDSDDSYNDATYNVVYVDSHDYGPNKSSTRYAGGTEAWAENMSLMWTFRGIPTLYYGSEIEFQAGQRIDCGPTCALATTGRAYYGANLEGSVTASDFGVVSSASGKVAETLSKPLARHLQRLNQLRRRIPALQKGQYSTEGVTGGMAFKRRFTDSARGVDSFVLVTVSGGATFTGIPNGTYKDAITGDVKTVAGGTLTASATGKGNLRVYVLDLPGNPAPGKIGSDGPFLKP
- a CDS encoding peroxiredoxin; the encoded protein is MTLKIGDKAPDFTLPKQDGTPVRLQDLLQKTAVVLYFYPKDDTPGCTAQACSFRDSYEAFKEAGAEVVGISSQSTASHESFSSRHRLPFTLVSDEGAKVRKEYGVPSTLGLLPGRVTYVIDREGTIRHIFNSQFNAKRHVTEALGVIQQLQQPRS
- a CDS encoding C-type lectin domain-containing protein, with translation MSQQRTRAARRAWMKLGVSWALGAAMSLGCGGEAWEAEGISPSGEPTLGTLSQGLEYGGHEYVFVLTPKTWPEADMACLSMGKKLVTLESSAEADWLLLQQPSAGAVWLGLNDRVIEGAWDWTDGSSTYTRWAVGEPNNANNEDCAAFSPGTGLWNDLPCTKAQPFVCESFDPHQEKGYNGHSYIFFEGRKTWLEAQYTCSAQGMAPVTLNDADEEQWVKQQLPATRSWWLGYTDSAKEGTWVWSAPSSGYLNWRPGEPNNSVGNEDCAVANAGPNGSAPAGKWNDIPCSEYVQVICESFSTGPVFYEYVNFSTTDTQTATRYTTDVTVTLQPGQVLDVGTCGVPGAFASNDTYLRLLGPDGLEVMENDDACKGSGSRIRYRVPDCGGGTYVIRAGCYDAGSCGGRLGYNIGYTY
- a CDS encoding SRPBCC family protein; translated protein: MPAVPNPSPTADRELSLSRLLDAPRELVFDAWTDPAHMTQWWGPNGFTTKVYQMDVKPGGTCRFLLTGPDGTQYPSRFTYREVKRPERLMYRHGSDVDDDPNAFEVTVTFEAQGQKTLLTMRSVLPTVEACEHVKSFGAVELGHQTLAKLDAFVQRALAR
- a CDS encoding ArsR/SmtB family transcription factor, with the translated sequence MQTDALSRTFSALADPTRRAILARLSQGEAAVTELAAPFDMSLPAVTKHLKVLERAGLITRGREAQWRPCALAATPLREVSEWVEQYREHWEQRLDRLESYLHALQANQKQSERKKPEPAVSSPEAKKGRRR